From Magnolia sinica isolate HGM2019 chromosome 13, MsV1, whole genome shotgun sequence, one genomic window encodes:
- the LOC131222901 gene encoding leucine-rich repeat extensin-like protein 6, which yields MVDSSWLLLPLLLLLLQTLSSQAALVAGGGGGSGIWIGAGAGTTPQNAPTPASPNFSREITALQAWKSAITDDPFGYMATWVGPDVCSYRGIFCAQPPGMFPESLVVAAIDLNRASLQGTLVKELSLLTDLSILHLNSNRFSGTVPNTFKDLINLSELDLSNNQLSGPFPSVTLLIPRLIYLDLRYNHFSGPISPELFTKGLDAIFLNNNLFDGQIPDNLGNSLASVITLANNKFTGELPPSLGYMGPSLKEILLLNNQLTGCIPEGVGFLTEMQVLDVSYNSLTGHLPDSISCLDEIEVLNLAHNQLSGFVPDIVCTLKSLVNLTVSFNFFSGFSQECSRLFFHAGFDFSGNCIPGKNMQRPPPECIGVPGSLNCMRTPSARPPMCGPMDQKGGFVDGSYVLGPMISSP from the coding sequence ATGGTCGACAGTTCATGGCTCCTCCtacccctcctcctcctcctcctccaaaCCCTCTCATCCCAAGCTGCCTTAGTAGCTGGTGGTGGTGGCGGCAGCGGCATCTGGATAGGTGCTGGAGCAGGAACAACCCCCCAAAATGCACCTACCCCAGCAAGCCCCAACTTCTCCAGAGAAATCACAGCCCTCCAAGCCTGGAAATCAGCAATCACAGATGACCCATTTGGCTACATGGCCACTTGGGTGGGCCCAGATGTATGTTCTTACAGAGGAATCTTCTGTGCACAGCCACCAGGCATGTTTCCGGAATCCCTTGTAGTGGCAGCCATTGATCTCAACCGCGCATCCTTGCAAGGTACTCTGGTGAAAGAGCTCTCTCTCCTCACAGACCTCTCAATCCTCCATCTTAACAGCAACAGATTCTCAGGaacagtcccaaacacattcaaagACCTCATAAACCTCTCAGAGCTGGACCTCAGCAACAACCAGCTCtcagggccattcccatcagtcaCACTCCTCATCCCACGCCTCATCTACTTGGACCTCAGGTACAACCATTTCAGTGGGCCCATCTCACCTGAACTCTTCACCAAGGGCCTGGATGCAATCTTCCTCAACAACAACTTATTTGATGGGCAGATACCTGACAATCTGGGCAATTCCCTTGCATCTGTCATTACACTCGCTAATAACAAATTCACAGGGGAACTCCCACCTAGTTTGGGCTACATGGGTCCATCTCTGAAAGAGATTCTGCTCTTGAATAACCAGCTCACTGGCTGCATTCCTGAGGGGGTTGGGTTCTTGACAGAGATGCAGGTGTTAGACGTTAGCTACAATTCACTGACAGGGCATTTGCCAGATTCGATATCTTGTTTAGATGAGATTGAAGTTCTGAATCTGGCTCATAATCAGCTATCTGGGTTTGTTCCAGACATTGTTTGTACTCTCAAGAGCCTTGTAAATCTCACCGTCTCTTTCAATTTCTTCTCTGGGTTTAGCCAGGAATGCAGCAGGCTCTTCTTTCACGCTGGGTTCGATTTCTCCGGCAACTGCATTCCCGGCAAGAACATGCAGCGGCCCCCTCCGGAGTGCATTGGGGTGCCCGGCAGCTTAAATTGTATGAGAACACCTTCAGCAAGACCTCCGATGTGTGGCCCAATGGATCAGAAGGGAGGTTTTGTTGATGGATCTTATGTGTTGGGTCCCATGATTTCTTCTCCTTGA